A window from Oncorhynchus mykiss isolate Arlee chromosome 9, USDA_OmykA_1.1, whole genome shotgun sequence encodes these proteins:
- the LOC110532563 gene encoding transcription factor CP2 isoform X1, whose translation MAWALKLPLTDEVIESGLVQDFDASLSGIGQELGAGAYSMSDVLALPIFKQEESNLPPDSENKILPFQYVLCAATSPAIKLHDETLTYLNQGQSYEIRMLDNRKLGELPEITGKMVKSIIRVVFHDRRLQYTEHQQLEGWRWNRPGDRILDLDIPMSVGMVDPRANPTQLNTVEFLWDPSKRTSVFIQVHCISTEFTMRKHGGEKGVPFRIQIDTFKENDGEEYTEHQHSASCQVKVFKPKGADRKQKTDREKMEKRAPQEKEKYQPSYETTILTECSPWPEVTYVNNSPSPGFNSTHNSFPVAEGNGSPGHQPEPVVQVADIESCLTDTILSSHLLTRDSESVHQNLLPAATPQDAQQWLHRNRFSPFCRLFTNFSGADLLKLTREDVIQICGPADGIRLFNALKGRVVRPRLTVYVCQESQQAREQQQKHENGDTASSTFFVYHAIYLEDLTAVELTEKIAQLFNISPRQISQIFKQGPTGIHVLVSDEMIQNFQDEVCFVLDTMKAETNDGYHIILK comes from the exons ATGGCTTGGGCTCTGAAGTTGCCGCTCACTGATGAGGTGATTGAGTCAGGTCTGGTCCAGGACTTTGATGCCAGTCTCTCTGGCATTGGACAGGAGCTTGGAGCTGGGGCATACAGTATGAG CGATGTGCTGGCCCTACCCATCTTTAAGCAGGAGGAGTCCAACCTGCCGCCTGACAGTGAGAACAAGATTCTTCCTTTCCAGTATGTTCTGTGTGCAGCAACCTCGCCTGCCATCAAACTGCACGATGAAACACTTACCTACCTCAACCAAG GACAGTCTTATGAAATTCGAATGCTTGACAACCGGAAATTGGGGGAACTCCCAGAAATCACTGGCAAAATGGTGAAG AGCATCATCCGAGTGGTCTTCCATGACCGGCGTCTGCAGTACACAGAGCACCAGCAGCTGGAGGGCTGGCGCTGGAACAGGCCTGGAGACCGCATCCTCGACCTGG ATATCCCCATGTCAGTTGGCATGGTCGATCCCAGGGCTAACCCTACTCAGCTTAACACGGTGGAGTTCCTGTGGGACCCATCAAAAAGAACCTCTGTTTTTATCCAG GTTCACTGCATCAGCACAGAGTTCACCATGCGGAAGCATGGGGGAGAAAAGGGCGTGCCTTTTCGCATTCAGATTGACACTTTCAAAGAGAATGATGGCGAAGAGTATACAGAGCATCAGCATTCTGCCAGCTGTCAGGTCAAAGTCTTCAAG CCTAAAGGTGCAGACAGGAAGCAGAAGACGgacagagagaagatggagaagagGGCGCCTCAGGAGAAGGAGAAATACCAGCCATCCTATGAAACCACCATCCTAACAGAG TGCTCTCCCTGGCCAGAGGTCACCTATGTCAATAACTCCCCATCGCCTGGCTTCAACAGCACACACAACAGTTTTCCAGTGGCAGAGGG AAATGGATCCCCCGGTCACCAGCCAGAGCCAGTTGTTCAGGTGGCAGAT ATTGAAAGCTGTCTGACTGATACGATT TTGTCGTCCCATCTGCTTACAAGAGACAGTGAAAGTGTCCATCAG AACCTGTTACCTGCGGCAACACCACAGGATGCTCAGCAGTGGCTACATAGAAACCGCTTTTCACCGTTCTGTCGGCTCTTCACTAATTTCTCAG GGGCAGATCTGTTGAAGCTGACCAGGGAAGATGTCATTCAGATCTGTGGGCCAGCAGATGGTATTAGGCTCTTCAACGCACTGAAAGGCCG AGTGGTACGTCCCAGGCTGACGGTGTATGTGTGCCAGGAGTCCCAGCAGGCTCGGGAACAGCAGCAGAAACATGAGAACGGAGACACAGCTAGCAGCACTTtcttcg TGTACCATGCCATCTACCTGGAGGACTTGACAGCAGTTGAGCTGACAGAGAAGATCGCTCAGCTATTCAACATCTCACCCAGACAGATCAGTCAGATCTTTAAACAGGGACCCACTGGTATACATGTCCTGGTCAGTGACGAG ATGATTCAAAACTTCCAGGATGAAGTATGTTTTGTTTTGGACACAATGAAAG CCGAGACGAATGACGGTTACCACATCATCCTGAAATGA
- the LOC110532563 gene encoding transcription factor CP2 isoform X2: MAWALKLPLTDEVIESGLVQDFDASLSGIGQELGAGAYSMSDVLALPIFKQEESNLPPDSENKILPFQYVLCAATSPAIKLHDETLTYLNQGQSYEIRMLDNRKLGELPEITGKMVKSIIRVVFHDRRLQYTEHQQLEGWRWNRPGDRILDLDIPMSVGMVDPRANPTQLNTVEFLWDPSKRTSVFIQVHCISTEFTMRKHGGEKGVPFRIQIDTFKENDGEEYTEHQHSASCQVKVFKPKGADRKQKTDREKMEKRAPQEKEKYQPSYETTILTECSPWPEVTYVNNSPSPGFNSTHNSFPVAEGNGSPGHQPEPVVQVADLSSHLLTRDSESVHQNLLPAATPQDAQQWLHRNRFSPFCRLFTNFSGADLLKLTREDVIQICGPADGIRLFNALKGRVVRPRLTVYVCQESQQAREQQQKHENGDTASSTFFVYHAIYLEDLTAVELTEKIAQLFNISPRQISQIFKQGPTGIHVLVSDEMIQNFQDEVCFVLDTMKAETNDGYHIILK, from the exons ATGGCTTGGGCTCTGAAGTTGCCGCTCACTGATGAGGTGATTGAGTCAGGTCTGGTCCAGGACTTTGATGCCAGTCTCTCTGGCATTGGACAGGAGCTTGGAGCTGGGGCATACAGTATGAG CGATGTGCTGGCCCTACCCATCTTTAAGCAGGAGGAGTCCAACCTGCCGCCTGACAGTGAGAACAAGATTCTTCCTTTCCAGTATGTTCTGTGTGCAGCAACCTCGCCTGCCATCAAACTGCACGATGAAACACTTACCTACCTCAACCAAG GACAGTCTTATGAAATTCGAATGCTTGACAACCGGAAATTGGGGGAACTCCCAGAAATCACTGGCAAAATGGTGAAG AGCATCATCCGAGTGGTCTTCCATGACCGGCGTCTGCAGTACACAGAGCACCAGCAGCTGGAGGGCTGGCGCTGGAACAGGCCTGGAGACCGCATCCTCGACCTGG ATATCCCCATGTCAGTTGGCATGGTCGATCCCAGGGCTAACCCTACTCAGCTTAACACGGTGGAGTTCCTGTGGGACCCATCAAAAAGAACCTCTGTTTTTATCCAG GTTCACTGCATCAGCACAGAGTTCACCATGCGGAAGCATGGGGGAGAAAAGGGCGTGCCTTTTCGCATTCAGATTGACACTTTCAAAGAGAATGATGGCGAAGAGTATACAGAGCATCAGCATTCTGCCAGCTGTCAGGTCAAAGTCTTCAAG CCTAAAGGTGCAGACAGGAAGCAGAAGACGgacagagagaagatggagaagagGGCGCCTCAGGAGAAGGAGAAATACCAGCCATCCTATGAAACCACCATCCTAACAGAG TGCTCTCCCTGGCCAGAGGTCACCTATGTCAATAACTCCCCATCGCCTGGCTTCAACAGCACACACAACAGTTTTCCAGTGGCAGAGGG AAATGGATCCCCCGGTCACCAGCCAGAGCCAGTTGTTCAGGTGGCAGAT TTGTCGTCCCATCTGCTTACAAGAGACAGTGAAAGTGTCCATCAG AACCTGTTACCTGCGGCAACACCACAGGATGCTCAGCAGTGGCTACATAGAAACCGCTTTTCACCGTTCTGTCGGCTCTTCACTAATTTCTCAG GGGCAGATCTGTTGAAGCTGACCAGGGAAGATGTCATTCAGATCTGTGGGCCAGCAGATGGTATTAGGCTCTTCAACGCACTGAAAGGCCG AGTGGTACGTCCCAGGCTGACGGTGTATGTGTGCCAGGAGTCCCAGCAGGCTCGGGAACAGCAGCAGAAACATGAGAACGGAGACACAGCTAGCAGCACTTtcttcg TGTACCATGCCATCTACCTGGAGGACTTGACAGCAGTTGAGCTGACAGAGAAGATCGCTCAGCTATTCAACATCTCACCCAGACAGATCAGTCAGATCTTTAAACAGGGACCCACTGGTATACATGTCCTGGTCAGTGACGAG ATGATTCAAAACTTCCAGGATGAAGTATGTTTTGTTTTGGACACAATGAAAG CCGAGACGAATGACGGTTACCACATCATCCTGAAATGA
- the LOC110532563 gene encoding transcription factor CP2 isoform X3: MLDNRKLGELPEITGKMVKSIIRVVFHDRRLQYTEHQQLEGWRWNRPGDRILDLDIPMSVGMVDPRANPTQLNTVEFLWDPSKRTSVFIQVHCISTEFTMRKHGGEKGVPFRIQIDTFKENDGEEYTEHQHSASCQVKVFKPKGADRKQKTDREKMEKRAPQEKEKYQPSYETTILTECSPWPEVTYVNNSPSPGFNSTHNSFPVAEGNGSPGHQPEPVVQVADIESCLTDTILSSHLLTRDSESVHQNLLPAATPQDAQQWLHRNRFSPFCRLFTNFSGADLLKLTREDVIQICGPADGIRLFNALKGRVVRPRLTVYVCQESQQAREQQQKHENGDTASSTFFVYHAIYLEDLTAVELTEKIAQLFNISPRQISQIFKQGPTGIHVLVSDEMIQNFQDEVCFVLDTMKAETNDGYHIILK, encoded by the exons ATGCTTGACAACCGGAAATTGGGGGAACTCCCAGAAATCACTGGCAAAATGGTGAAG AGCATCATCCGAGTGGTCTTCCATGACCGGCGTCTGCAGTACACAGAGCACCAGCAGCTGGAGGGCTGGCGCTGGAACAGGCCTGGAGACCGCATCCTCGACCTGG ATATCCCCATGTCAGTTGGCATGGTCGATCCCAGGGCTAACCCTACTCAGCTTAACACGGTGGAGTTCCTGTGGGACCCATCAAAAAGAACCTCTGTTTTTATCCAG GTTCACTGCATCAGCACAGAGTTCACCATGCGGAAGCATGGGGGAGAAAAGGGCGTGCCTTTTCGCATTCAGATTGACACTTTCAAAGAGAATGATGGCGAAGAGTATACAGAGCATCAGCATTCTGCCAGCTGTCAGGTCAAAGTCTTCAAG CCTAAAGGTGCAGACAGGAAGCAGAAGACGgacagagagaagatggagaagagGGCGCCTCAGGAGAAGGAGAAATACCAGCCATCCTATGAAACCACCATCCTAACAGAG TGCTCTCCCTGGCCAGAGGTCACCTATGTCAATAACTCCCCATCGCCTGGCTTCAACAGCACACACAACAGTTTTCCAGTGGCAGAGGG AAATGGATCCCCCGGTCACCAGCCAGAGCCAGTTGTTCAGGTGGCAGAT ATTGAAAGCTGTCTGACTGATACGATT TTGTCGTCCCATCTGCTTACAAGAGACAGTGAAAGTGTCCATCAG AACCTGTTACCTGCGGCAACACCACAGGATGCTCAGCAGTGGCTACATAGAAACCGCTTTTCACCGTTCTGTCGGCTCTTCACTAATTTCTCAG GGGCAGATCTGTTGAAGCTGACCAGGGAAGATGTCATTCAGATCTGTGGGCCAGCAGATGGTATTAGGCTCTTCAACGCACTGAAAGGCCG AGTGGTACGTCCCAGGCTGACGGTGTATGTGTGCCAGGAGTCCCAGCAGGCTCGGGAACAGCAGCAGAAACATGAGAACGGAGACACAGCTAGCAGCACTTtcttcg TGTACCATGCCATCTACCTGGAGGACTTGACAGCAGTTGAGCTGACAGAGAAGATCGCTCAGCTATTCAACATCTCACCCAGACAGATCAGTCAGATCTTTAAACAGGGACCCACTGGTATACATGTCCTGGTCAGTGACGAG ATGATTCAAAACTTCCAGGATGAAGTATGTTTTGTTTTGGACACAATGAAAG CCGAGACGAATGACGGTTACCACATCATCCTGAAATGA